Proteins encoded in a region of the Bacteroidota bacterium genome:
- a CDS encoding low molecular weight phosphotyrosine protein phosphatase, with the protein MKILFVSLGNICSSPFAEGILKSKFEKKQIEAYVESAGFESFNINEPPDEQIIKFAKNLGIDLSENKCRLFTSNDFDKFDKIYAIDSASFRDVEYFSRNEADMQKVQYLLSVIDGRNLSLPKLFWQGEKGLEEMHQILDEACEIIADQVANKSV; encoded by the coding sequence ATGAAAATATTATTTGTTAGCCTTGGAAACATTTGTAGCTCGCCATTTGCTGAGGGCATCCTTAAATCTAAATTTGAGAAAAAGCAGATCGAAGCGTATGTAGAATCCGCGGGTTTCGAATCATTCAATATAAACGAACCACCAGATGAACAAATCATAAAATTTGCCAAAAATTTGGGGATTGACCTTTCCGAAAATAAATGCCGTTTATTTACCAGTAATGATTTTGATAAATTCGACAAAATTTATGCAATAGATTCTGCCAGTTTCCGTGATGTAGAATATTTTTCCAGAAATGAAGCAGACATGCAAAAGGTTCAATACTTATTAAGTGTAATAGATGGCAGAAACCTCTCACTACCGAAATTGTTTTGGCAAGGAGAAAAAGGCCTGGAAGAAATGCATCAAATTCTGGATGAGGCTTGCGAAATCATCGCGGACCAAGTTGCTAATAAATCTGTCTGA
- the fabG gene encoding 3-oxoacyl-[acyl-carrier-protein] reductase — translation MKLLEGKTALITGASRGIGREIALKFAAQGANIAFSDLAYDDNAKSLEVEIEALGLKAKGYASDASSFDGGEALINAVMEEFGRIDILVNNAGITRDNLLMRMTEADWDLVIKVNLKSVFNLTKAVQKVMLKQRSGSIINMSSVVGVNGNAGQSNYSASKAGLIGFTKSIAQELGSRNVRCNAIAPGFIETDMTAKLPEDVKKEWIKTIPLRRSGQADDVANIAIFLGSDLSGYVTGQVISVCGGMSM, via the coding sequence ATGAAATTACTTGAAGGAAAAACTGCTTTAATTACTGGTGCATCACGCGGAATAGGAAGGGAAATTGCATTGAAATTTGCAGCTCAGGGTGCCAATATTGCTTTTTCAGATTTGGCTTATGATGATAATGCAAAAAGCCTTGAGGTGGAAATCGAAGCCTTGGGACTTAAAGCTAAAGGATATGCATCCGATGCAAGTTCATTTGATGGAGGAGAGGCCTTGATTAATGCTGTGATGGAAGAATTTGGCCGTATTGACATCCTGGTTAATAATGCAGGAATAACACGCGATAACTTATTGATGCGAATGACCGAAGCAGATTGGGACTTAGTAATCAAGGTTAATTTGAAATCAGTTTTCAATCTTACAAAAGCCGTTCAAAAGGTCATGTTAAAACAACGCTCAGGAAGTATTATCAACATGAGTTCTGTGGTTGGTGTTAATGGCAATGCGGGCCAATCAAATTATTCAGCGTCAAAAGCCGGATTAATTGGTTTCACTAAATCAATTGCTCAGGAATTAGGTTCACGGAATGTAAGATGTAATGCAATTGCGCCGGGTTTTATAGAAACTGATATGACTGCCAAACTTCCGGAAGACGTTAAAAAGGAATGGATTAAAACAATCCCATTACGCCGTTCGGGCCAGGCAGACGATGTTGCAAATATTGCCATATTCCTGGGCTCTGACTTATCTGGTTATGTAACCGGTCAGGTAATAAGCGTTTGTGGTGGAATGAGTATGTAA
- a CDS encoding ABC transporter permease — protein sequence MIRLLKIEFKKVANNKTFWILMGLYALILGTIFFGIQSVINEMMIDAGKKAPIPVTKITLYDFPGIWQNLTYVAGYFKIILAIVVIIFITNEYSYRTIRQNIITGLSRWDFLLSKLLMILLISAAATMFLFIIGLILGFTNTPEVTLSMMFINLTFVFTYFLELFAFMLFALFLGILTKRSGLTIGLLFLYFYIIEKYIYYKLPDGWGDYLPLRSIGNLIDIPNTSLMKIFGLNFRTFVSIEDVIVVFVYSFLFIYLMQLTLKKSDL from the coding sequence ATGATAAGACTTCTTAAAATAGAATTTAAAAAGGTTGCCAACAATAAAACCTTTTGGATATTAATGGGATTATATGCCCTCATTTTAGGTACTATTTTTTTTGGCATTCAATCCGTTATTAATGAAATGATGATTGATGCAGGGAAAAAAGCACCTATTCCAGTCACGAAAATTACACTCTATGACTTCCCCGGTATCTGGCAAAACCTAACCTATGTTGCTGGTTACTTTAAAATAATACTCGCGATTGTTGTGATTATTTTTATTACCAACGAATATTCATATCGAACGATACGCCAAAATATTATCACAGGATTGTCGAGATGGGATTTTTTATTGTCAAAACTTCTAATGATTTTATTGATAAGTGCTGCAGCCACGATGTTCCTTTTCATCATCGGGCTCATTCTCGGTTTTACAAATACACCGGAAGTGACACTTTCGATGATGTTTATCAATCTAACATTTGTTTTCACCTATTTTCTTGAATTATTTGCCTTCATGCTCTTTGCCCTTTTTCTAGGCATTTTAACAAAACGATCGGGTCTTACAATTGGGTTGCTTTTTCTGTATTTTTATATCATTGAAAAATACATCTATTATAAATTACCGGATGGATGGGGCGACTACCTTCCTTTACGTTCAATTGGAAATTTAATTGACATTCCCAATACTTCATTGATGAAAATATTTGGCCTCAACTTCAGAACATTTGTTTCAATAGAAGATGTAATCGTAGTTTTTGTTTATTCCTTTTTATTTATTTACTTAATGCAACTTACTTTAAAGAAAAGTGATTTGTAA
- a CDS encoding ABC transporter ATP-binding protein produces the protein MSEEVLVIDKLTKRYGKLKAVDELSITIEKGNIYGILGPNGSGKTTTLGIVLDAINATSGSFKWFGETPTKAIRKRVGAILETPVFYPYMSAVKNLEIIADIKEVSYNQIPEVLKIVDLTARKNSKFRTYSLGMKQRLAIAAALIGNPEVLIFDEPTNGLDPQGIAEIRNLIKKIANDGLTIVLASHLLDEVQKVCTHVVVLEKGKKLFAGKVDELLGSSILVEIAGPEMDKIEAVLNKSEFVSKIYRDDKMFIVELKTGLDSSAINKSLVEQGVTISHISLRKKSLENYFLELLAESHDKTS, from the coding sequence TTGAGTGAAGAAGTATTGGTCATTGATAAACTTACCAAACGATATGGAAAGTTAAAGGCCGTTGACGAACTTTCAATTACAATTGAAAAAGGCAATATTTATGGAATCCTTGGCCCCAACGGAAGCGGCAAAACAACTACCTTGGGGATTGTTCTTGATGCCATTAATGCTACATCCGGCAGTTTCAAATGGTTTGGGGAAACCCCAACTAAGGCTATAAGAAAAAGAGTTGGTGCCATTTTGGAAACTCCGGTATTTTATCCCTATATGAGCGCCGTTAAAAATCTGGAAATCATCGCAGATATCAAAGAAGTCTCTTATAATCAAATTCCGGAAGTACTAAAAATAGTAGATTTAACAGCCAGGAAGAACAGTAAATTCAGAACCTATTCTTTAGGGATGAAACAACGTCTTGCAATTGCTGCTGCCCTAATTGGAAATCCAGAAGTTCTGATTTTTGACGAGCCTACAAACGGTCTGGATCCGCAGGGAATAGCCGAAATCAGAAACCTGATTAAAAAAATTGCAAACGATGGATTGACCATAGTTTTGGCAAGTCATTTACTTGATGAAGTTCAAAAAGTATGCACTCATGTTGTAGTGCTTGAAAAAGGAAAGAAATTGTTTGCCGGAAAAGTAGATGAGCTTTTGGGGAGTTCAATCCTCGTTGAAATTGCGGGACCTGAAATGGATAAAATAGAAGCAGTACTCAACAAATCTGAATTCGTATCTAAGATATATCGAGATGATAAGATGTTCATCGTAGAACTGAAAACAGGACTTGACAGTTCAGCCATCAATAAATCCTTGGTTGAACAAGGAGTCACCATTTCACACATTTCACTTCGAAAGAAAAGTTTAGAAAATTATTTTTTAGAATTATTAGCTGAATCTCATGATAAGACTTCTTAA
- a CDS encoding SAM-dependent methyltransferase: MEAKKTKGILYLIPTKLGPTSYERVFPEYNRKIILGLENFIIEDIRSARRFLKSINYPGNFDNVNFQEISKHIKEEETYSYLNPMQDSINIGLMSEAGVPCVADPGNLIVAQAHNLGYQVVPLIGPSSILLALIASGFNGQNFSFLGYLPLKPDERAKKIKEIEIESRRTGKTIIFIETPYRNDQLFKSITENCNADTMLCIAADISLETEFIKSKNIANWKKSPPNLQKRPAVFLISA; encoded by the coding sequence ATGGAAGCAAAAAAAACCAAAGGCATTCTTTATTTAATCCCAACAAAATTGGGTCCCACTTCTTATGAACGGGTTTTTCCTGAATACAATCGCAAAATTATATTAGGCCTCGAAAATTTTATTATTGAAGATATCAGATCTGCACGCAGATTTCTTAAAAGTATTAATTACCCGGGTAATTTCGATAACGTAAATTTTCAGGAAATAAGCAAACACATAAAAGAAGAAGAAACTTATTCCTATCTCAACCCGATGCAGGATTCCATCAATATTGGATTGATGTCGGAGGCAGGAGTTCCGTGCGTGGCCGACCCCGGAAATTTAATTGTTGCGCAAGCTCACAATTTGGGTTATCAAGTTGTTCCATTAATTGGTCCCTCATCCATTTTGCTTGCTTTAATTGCATCAGGATTTAATGGTCAGAATTTTAGCTTTTTAGGCTATCTTCCGCTTAAGCCCGATGAACGTGCTAAAAAAATTAAAGAAATTGAAATCGAATCGCGAAGAACAGGAAAAACAATAATTTTCATAGAAACTCCTTATCGTAACGATCAACTTTTCAAATCAATCACGGAAAATTGCAATGCGGATACAATGCTGTGCATTGCTGCTGATATTTCGCTCGAAACAGAATTTATAAAAAGCAAAAACATTGCTAATTGGAAAAAATCGCCTCCCAACTTACAAAAAAGGCCTGCTGTTTTTTTAATCTCGGCATAG
- the dnaA gene encoding chromosomal replication initiator protein DnaA, translated as MKKNHVEVWDNCLRVIKDNIHYQSFKTWFEPISPLKLENNVLTIQVPSQFFYEWLEEHYISLLKKTISKELGPEGRLEYSIIMDNSVNSKSPYSIKVPTSNKKDTKNPAVSMPIDLNKGKSRDIPNPFIIPGLKKLNVQSQLVDSYSFENFVEGDCNRLARSAGYAVAENPGRTAFNPLYLYSNVGLGKTHLAHAIGLQVKSNFPNQTVLYVSAEQFIAQYIDSVRNNNQNDFVHFYQMIDVLIVDDIQFLAGKEKTQDVFFHVFNFLHQKSKQIIITSDKPPVEMKGMEPRLLSRFKWGLAADLQIPDLETRIAILQKRLYNDGIEMPYEVIEYLAYSITTNIRELEGALISIMAQSSLNKKAITLDLARQMIDKFVKNTSREISIDYIQKVVCDYFNLPLDVINSKTRKREIVQARQLAMYFAKKHTKSSLATIGMHCGNKDHATVLHACRTVNNLVETDKQFRTYVDELDKKIKL; from the coding sequence ATGAAAAAAAATCACGTTGAAGTATGGGACAATTGTCTCCGGGTTATAAAGGACAACATACACTACCAAAGCTTCAAAACATGGTTTGAACCAATTTCGCCGCTTAAATTAGAAAACAACGTATTAACTATTCAAGTGCCAAGTCAATTCTTTTATGAATGGCTGGAAGAACATTATATCAGTTTACTGAAGAAAACTATTAGCAAAGAGCTAGGTCCTGAAGGAAGATTAGAATACAGCATCATCATGGATAATTCAGTTAACAGTAAATCTCCTTACTCCATAAAAGTTCCAACATCAAACAAAAAAGATACTAAAAACCCTGCTGTTTCTATGCCAATAGATCTTAACAAAGGCAAATCCAGAGATATCCCGAATCCGTTCATCATACCTGGGTTAAAAAAATTAAATGTCCAATCTCAACTTGTGGACTCGTATTCATTTGAAAACTTCGTGGAAGGTGATTGCAATCGTTTGGCCAGATCTGCAGGTTATGCCGTGGCTGAAAATCCTGGACGAACTGCATTTAACCCACTCTACTTATACAGCAATGTTGGACTGGGAAAAACGCACCTAGCACATGCTATCGGACTTCAGGTTAAAAGCAATTTCCCAAATCAAACCGTGTTGTATGTTTCTGCCGAACAATTCATTGCTCAATATATTGATTCGGTAAGAAACAATAACCAAAATGATTTTGTTCACTTCTATCAAATGATAGATGTATTGATCGTTGATGATATTCAGTTTTTAGCAGGGAAAGAAAAAACACAAGATGTTTTCTTTCACGTATTCAATTTTCTTCATCAAAAAAGCAAACAAATTATTATCACTTCCGATAAGCCACCAGTAGAGATGAAAGGGATGGAACCCCGTTTATTGTCACGTTTCAAATGGGGCCTTGCCGCCGATTTACAAATTCCTGATTTAGAAACACGAATTGCAATCTTACAGAAAAGGCTATATAATGATGGCATTGAGATGCCATATGAAGTAATTGAATACCTTGCTTATAGCATCACTACAAATATCAGGGAATTGGAAGGTGCTTTGATTTCAATAATGGCGCAATCATCTTTAAATAAGAAAGCAATAACTCTTGACCTTGCCCGACAAATGATTGATAAATTTGTTAAAAATACTTCAAGAGAAATCTCAATTGATTATATTCAAAAAGTAGTTTGCGATTACTTTAATCTTCCACTTGATGTCATTAACTCAAAGACCCGAAAACGTGAAATTGTTCAGGCTCGTCAATTAGCCATGTATTTTGCAAAAAAACACACCAAGTCTTCCTTGGCAACTATTGGGATGCATTGCGGGAACAAGGACCATGCAACTGTTCTACATGCTTGTCGTACAGTTAACAACCTTGTTGAAACTGATAAGCAATTCCGCACTTATGTTGATGAATTAGACAAAAAAATAAAGCTGTAA
- a CDS encoding M48 family metallopeptidase, with protein MSAEVLFVIVLTVIIFDYLLEQFLDFLNARYWSDKLPDELKGIYDAEKYKKSQEYAKAKRKISTLLNTLSTLLIIGLFWWKGFVILDDYLRIITQNQILLGLLFFGIIGFLADILSIPFDLYNTFIIEEKFGFNKTTMRTYVIDKLKGWLLAAVLGGGLLALIIWIYLETTSLFWLFAWGLIGIFMIFMSMFYSNLIVPLFNKQVPLADGELRNAIEKFAVKAGFALDNIYVIDGSKRSSKANAYFSGFGPKKRIVLFDTLIQNHTVEELVAVLAHEIGHYKKKHTYLGLGISLVQTGFMFFILSLFIGNPLLSEALGSSNISFHIGVLVFAILYSPVSLVLGLLTNFLSRKHEFEADQFASEKYDADSLGNALKKLSVNNLNNLKPHPIYVFFYYSHPPLLQRLEAIKKIK; from the coding sequence ATCTCTGCTGAGGTTTTATTTGTTATTGTACTTACAGTAATTATATTTGATTATTTGCTGGAGCAGTTTCTTGATTTTCTCAATGCTCGTTATTGGTCGGATAAATTACCCGATGAACTGAAAGGTATTTACGATGCTGAGAAGTATAAAAAATCACAGGAGTATGCTAAAGCCAAGAGAAAAATATCCACCCTGTTAAACACACTCTCAACCCTATTGATTATTGGACTCTTCTGGTGGAAGGGATTTGTAATACTCGACGACTATTTACGTATTATTACACAAAATCAAATTTTGCTTGGCTTGTTGTTTTTTGGGATAATTGGATTTTTAGCTGATATTTTATCCATTCCTTTCGATCTTTATAATACATTCATTATTGAGGAAAAATTCGGGTTTAATAAAACTACTATGCGTACTTATGTTATAGACAAACTAAAAGGATGGCTACTTGCCGCGGTTCTTGGTGGAGGTTTGTTAGCTTTGATTATTTGGATTTATTTAGAAACAACTTCTTTATTTTGGCTGTTTGCCTGGGGTTTAATTGGCATATTTATGATTTTTATGAGTATGTTTTACTCCAATCTCATAGTTCCTTTATTTAATAAACAAGTGCCTTTAGCCGATGGAGAGTTGCGTAATGCAATTGAAAAATTTGCAGTCAAGGCCGGATTTGCTTTGGATAATATTTATGTGATTGATGGTTCAAAACGATCGTCGAAAGCAAATGCTTATTTTAGTGGATTTGGACCAAAAAAGCGGATTGTTTTATTTGATACCCTAATTCAAAACCATACTGTCGAGGAATTGGTGGCAGTGTTGGCTCATGAAATTGGGCATTATAAGAAAAAGCATACTTATTTGGGATTGGGCATTTCTCTTGTTCAAACGGGGTTTATGTTTTTTATTCTCTCCTTATTTATTGGAAATCCTTTATTATCAGAAGCTCTTGGGTCTTCAAATATAAGTTTCCATATTGGTGTTTTAGTATTTGCAATTCTTTATAGCCCTGTGTCGCTTGTTCTAGGTTTATTAACCAATTTTTTATCGCGAAAGCATGAATTTGAAGCCGATCAATTTGCAAGTGAAAAGTATGATGCTGATTCGTTGGGTAATGCATTAAAAAAACTATCTGTAAATAATTTGAATAATTTAAAACCCCATCCAATTTATGTATTTTTTTATTATTCACACCCTCCACTTTTACAGCGGCTTGAAGCAATAAAAAAAATAAAATAG
- a CDS encoding peptidylprolyl isomerase, protein MKISENKVVSLTYELKLNNENGELVQKVEKNKPFVYLFGIGGLLPVFEKSLEGLGAGETFSFGLSPDEGYGHYNDEAIVALDKNIFEIDGQIDEEMLQMGKIIPMQNEHGQPLNGVVIGLEDDKVTMDFNHPLAGKHLHFTGEILEVREASAEELNHGHAHGPEGHHHH, encoded by the coding sequence ATGAAAATTTCAGAAAACAAGGTTGTATCCTTGACCTATGAATTGAAGTTAAATAACGAAAATGGAGAACTGGTCCAAAAAGTTGAAAAAAACAAGCCTTTTGTATATTTATTTGGAATAGGAGGACTATTACCGGTTTTTGAAAAAAGCCTTGAAGGTTTAGGTGCTGGTGAAACTTTTTCTTTTGGACTATCCCCTGATGAAGGTTATGGTCATTATAATGATGAAGCCATTGTAGCTTTGGATAAAAATATCTTTGAAATTGACGGCCAAATAGATGAGGAAATGCTTCAAATGGGTAAAATAATCCCAATGCAAAATGAACACGGTCAGCCTTTAAATGGGGTTGTTATTGGCCTTGAAGACGATAAAGTAACCATGGATTTTAATCATCCATTAGCTGGAAAACATTTGCATTTTACAGGTGAAATCCTTGAAGTAAGAGAAGCCTCAGCCGAGGAACTAAATCATGGTCATGCTCATGGCCCGGAGGGTCATCATCACCATTAG
- a CDS encoding IgA Peptidase M64, whose amino-acid sequence MKKLMHLIFVFVVANSSINANVAEFDHYFKDKTMRVDYFHSGTATEEHFAIDRIVSDGAWAGSLSHLVDEINFGLYQFDVINLADGNLIYSRGFASVFGEWQTIPEAGEQWGTFHESIRFPWPLKPVKIQMKKRNEKNNFTVIWETNIDPASRKVTPADLISPFKTKNFLVNGSPKEKVDIVILGDGYTAKEMDKFHKDIERLTASLFAVEPFKSRKNEFNVRAVETPSATSGVNKPHPGIFNRTPLTVHYSSFDSERYALSYDNRAIREAASAVPYDFMFLLINERTYGGGGIYQLYASVSVDNQFSDYIFVHEFGHHFAALADEYYSSSVSYQMPEITVEPWEANITALLDGKLKWQDMVKEGTPIPTPWNKEVFDKHAIEIQKERERLRAANSPESVLEDLFNKQKKEETRMISEMENKGKIGAFEGASYYQYGMYRSSIDCIMYTRNSNDFCPVCQRAISTVIDQYTK is encoded by the coding sequence ATGAAAAAATTAATGCACTTAATTTTCGTATTTGTTGTTGCAAATTCATCTATTAATGCCAATGTGGCTGAGTTTGATCATTATTTTAAAGACAAAACCATGCGAGTCGATTATTTCCACAGTGGAACTGCCACAGAGGAACATTTCGCGATCGATCGAATTGTTTCAGATGGAGCATGGGCCGGAAGCCTATCGCATTTAGTTGACGAAATAAATTTTGGGCTTTATCAGTTTGACGTAATTAATTTAGCTGATGGAAATCTGATCTATAGCAGGGGTTTTGCCAGTGTTTTTGGTGAGTGGCAAACCATTCCGGAAGCAGGTGAACAATGGGGCACTTTTCATGAATCAATCCGATTTCCATGGCCTTTAAAGCCTGTAAAAATTCAGATGAAAAAAAGAAATGAAAAGAATAATTTTACGGTTATCTGGGAAACAAATATTGATCCTGCTTCAAGAAAAGTTACACCGGCCGATTTAATTTCGCCATTCAAAACCAAGAACTTTTTAGTAAACGGATCGCCAAAAGAAAAAGTGGATATTGTGATTTTAGGAGATGGATATACCGCCAAAGAAATGGATAAATTCCATAAAGATATTGAACGATTAACTGCAAGTTTGTTTGCTGTTGAACCATTCAAATCAAGGAAAAATGAATTTAATGTCAGGGCTGTTGAAACTCCATCGGCTACTTCAGGTGTGAATAAACCACACCCCGGTATTTTCAATCGTACCCCATTAACCGTACATTACAGTAGTTTTGATAGTGAGCGTTATGCTTTGAGTTATGACAATAGGGCCATCAGAGAAGCTGCTTCAGCAGTGCCTTATGATTTTATGTTTTTGTTGATTAATGAGCGAACATATGGTGGAGGCGGCATTTATCAGTTATATGCTTCGGTTTCGGTTGATAATCAATTTTCTGACTATATTTTCGTACACGAATTTGGGCATCATTTTGCTGCTTTGGCCGATGAATATTATTCTTCTTCGGTTTCATACCAGATGCCGGAAATTACCGTAGAACCTTGGGAAGCAAATATTACAGCTTTATTGGATGGGAAGTTGAAATGGCAGGATATGGTAAAAGAGGGGACTCCGATCCCAACTCCATGGAATAAAGAAGTGTTTGACAAACATGCCATCGAAATACAAAAAGAAAGAGAACGCCTTCGCGCGGCCAACTCTCCCGAATCGGTTCTGGAGGATTTATTCAACAAACAAAAGAAGGAAGAAACCCGCATGATTAGCGAAATGGAGAATAAGGGTAAAATTGGTGCTTTCGAAGGAGCGTCTTATTATCAATATGGAATGTACCGCTCATCAATCGACTGCATTATGTACACCAGAAATAGTAATGATTTTTGCCCTGTTTGCCAGCGTGCCATCTCAACTGTTATTGATCAGTACACAAAATAA
- a CDS encoding sugar transferase yields the protein MRDKFKVKGQETFEDFKISTSKRIFDIVFSVFALTILSPVWLLAMIFIKLESRGPVFYISRRVGTGYDIFNFYKLRSMYMGSDEKRAELSELNQYLIDQYKSGKSFAKNEKCIDCERLGKPCSPILHIDGAEICENQYLKRKREQTNSITFFKIKNDPRLTKCGKIIRNFNIDEIPQFVNVIKGDMSIVGNRPLPLYEAERLTDDQWALRFLAPAGITGLWQVRQSASPKLSSESRKSLDNQYVLNSSFWGDIKLILRTIPAVFKNQRT from the coding sequence ATGCGTGATAAGTTTAAAGTAAAAGGCCAAGAAACCTTCGAAGATTTCAAAATTAGTACTTCTAAGAGGATTTTTGATATAGTATTTTCTGTATTTGCACTGACAATCCTAAGCCCGGTTTGGTTACTGGCAATGATTTTTATAAAACTTGAATCAAGAGGTCCTGTATTTTATATCTCACGAAGAGTTGGAACAGGATACGACATTTTCAATTTTTATAAATTAAGATCAATGTATATGGGTTCAGATGAAAAAAGAGCCGAACTCTCTGAACTCAACCAATATTTAATTGACCAGTATAAGAGCGGGAAGAGCTTTGCCAAAAATGAAAAATGTATTGATTGCGAAAGGCTTGGCAAACCATGCTCTCCGATTTTGCATATTGATGGGGCCGAAATTTGCGAAAATCAATATCTTAAGCGCAAACGTGAACAAACGAATTCCATTACATTTTTTAAAATCAAAAATGATCCTCGCTTAACAAAATGCGGAAAAATTATCAGAAACTTTAATATTGATGAAATACCACAATTTGTAAATGTGATAAAAGGCGATATGTCTATTGTCGGAAACAGGCCTTTACCATTATATGAAGCTGAAAGACTTACCGACGATCAATGGGCCTTACGATTTTTAGCTCCTGCAGGAATAACGGGTCTCTGGCAAGTACGACAAAGTGCCTCACCTAAATTATCCTCTGAATCGAGAAAAAGCCTTGACAACCAATATGTACTGAATTCATCTTTTTGGGGAGATATCAAACTAATACTCCGAACCATCCCGGCTGTTTTCAAAAACCAACGCACCTAA
- a CDS encoding pyridoxal-phosphate dependent enzyme, with protein sequence MNNPEIPSALIIEQAHERIKNYIHRTPVLSSEILNDIFKTEIYFKCENFQKVGAFKSRGAVNAVMSLNENELEFGVCTHSSGNHAQALARAAQLRNIKAYIVMPETAPKVKIAAVKQYGGEITFCKPTLAAREETIKRIIEITNAIEIHPYNNVKIIAGQATAAKELIEDHKALDIIMTPVGGGGLLSGTALAVKYFSPNTKVIAGEPDKANDAFRSYYKNRLIPSINPNTIADGLLTSLGSITFPIILNHVDQIVTASESAIIEAMKLVWDHMKIIIEPSSAVPLATILENKFESQNKKIGIIISGGNVDLAKLPWL encoded by the coding sequence ATGAATAATCCCGAAATTCCCAGCGCCCTTATTATTGAGCAGGCTCACGAAAGAATCAAAAACTATATTCATCGTACACCCGTTCTCTCTTCCGAAATTTTAAACGACATCTTTAAAACTGAAATTTATTTTAAATGCGAAAATTTTCAGAAAGTTGGCGCTTTTAAATCAAGAGGTGCCGTAAATGCGGTGATGTCATTAAATGAAAATGAACTTGAATTCGGTGTTTGTACGCATTCTTCCGGTAATCATGCTCAAGCTTTGGCCCGTGCTGCGCAATTAAGAAATATAAAAGCATATATCGTAATGCCCGAAACAGCACCAAAAGTAAAAATTGCTGCGGTCAAACAATATGGTGGCGAAATTACATTTTGTAAACCAACTCTTGCTGCCCGGGAAGAAACCATCAAGAGAATTATAGAAATAACGAACGCAATTGAGATTCATCCTTACAATAATGTAAAAATAATTGCCGGTCAGGCGACTGCTGCTAAAGAATTAATTGAGGATCATAAAGCCCTTGATATCATTATGACTCCTGTTGGCGGAGGAGGCTTATTAAGTGGGACAGCTCTTGCCGTAAAATATTTTTCGCCCAACACAAAGGTGATTGCCGGAGAACCAGACAAAGCTAATGATGCTTTTCGATCCTATTATAAAAATCGGTTGATTCCTTCAATAAATCCAAATACAATTGCTGATGGATTATTGACTTCTCTAGGCTCAATTACATTTCCAATCATTTTAAATCATGTTGATCAAATTGTAACAGCCAGCGAATCGGCAATTATCGAAGCGATGAAATTAGTTTGGGACCATATGAAAATAATCATTGAGCCTTCATCGGCAGTTCCTTTAGCAACCATTCTTGAAAATAAATTTGAAAGTCAGAATAAAAAAATTGGAATTATTATTTCAGGAGGGAATGTTGATTTAGCTAAACTACCCTGGTTGTAA